A genome region from Osmerus mordax isolate fOsmMor3 chromosome 27, fOsmMor3.pri, whole genome shotgun sequence includes the following:
- the atg4c gene encoding cysteine protease ATG4C isoform X1 has protein sequence MENKGTDEMEKLKTKFMSAWHNVKYSWALKTKTTFSRNSPVFLLGKCYHFKNEEKDGRMDDGSAAPEEDLVTGNVEAFRRDFASRLWLTYREEFPALPGSSLTSDCGWGCMLRAGQMMLAQALVLHFLGRDWRWSEALTLQPLDTETRTTSAAKRLVASLEASLQGERDPGPKPRLQAPGGAEEADVHLREVYHRTLVSWFGDVAEAQLGLHRLVRLGLGLGRQAGDWYGPAVVAHILRKAVEEATDPGLAGITAYVAQDCTVYSADVLDSHRVPGPQHAVTGDAPPLTNSRAVILLIPVRLGGEKTNPEYFNFVKGILSLEYCIGIIGGKPKQACCIVGFQDDSLIYMDPHYCQCFVDVSSTSPFPVQAVSPQSFHCPSPKKMPFSKMDPSCTLGFYSRSIHDYERISQELAKVLKPSAKEKYPAFTFMPGHGRDYDLSAAVTPEKREWPFIRDTKRATATAGDFVLL, from the exons ATGGAAAATAAAGGGACCGACGAGATGGAGAAATTGAAAACCAAGTTCATGTCAGCGTGGCACAATGTGAAGTACA GTTGGGCCTTGAAGACAAAGACTACATTCAGCAGGAATTCCCCAGTGTTTCTTCTGGGAAAATGTTATCATTTCAAGAATGAAG AGAAGGACGGCCGCATGGATGACGGTTCGGCGGCGCCGGAAGAGGACCTCGTCACGGGGAACGTGGAGGCGTTCCGCAGGGACTTTGCGTCCCGCCTCTGGCTGACGTACAGGGAGGAGTTCCCCGCCCTCCCCGGCtcctccctgacctctgactgCGGCTGGGGCTGCATGCTCCGAGCGGGGCAGATGATGCTGGCCCAGGCCCTGGTTCTACATTTCCTTGGGAGAG ACTGGAGGTGGTCGGAGGCGTTGACCCTGCAGCCACTGGACACCGAAACGAGAACCACCAGCGCCGCAAAGCGTCTGGTGGCCTCCCTGGAAGCCTCTCTCCAGGGGGAGCGGGACCCAGGCCCCAAGCCCCGGCTCCAGGCCCCGGGTGGGGCAGAGGAGGCTGACGTCCACCTGAGGGAGGTGTACCACCGCACCCTGGTGAGCTGGTTCGGGGACGTCGCTGAAGCCCAGCTGGGGCTCCACAGGCTGGTgcggctgggcctggggctggggaggcaggctggggaCTGGTACGGGCCTGCCGTGGTGGCACACATCCTCAG GAAAGCTGTAGAGGAGGCCACAGATCCTGGTCTGGCAGGAATAACTGCTTACGTGGCACAGGACTGCACAG TGTACAGTGCTGATGTCCTGGACAGCCACAGAGTCCCCGGTCCACAGCACGCAGTCACGGGCGACGCCCCGCCCCTCACCAACAGCCGAGccgtcatcctcctcatcccagTCCGTCTGGGAGGGGAGAAGACCAACCCAGAGTACTTCAACTTTGTCAAG ggcatCCTGAGTCTGGAGTACTGCATCGGCATCATTGGGGGCAAGCCCAAACAAGCCTGCTGCATTGTGGGATTTCAAG ATGACAGTCTGATTTACATGGACCCTCATTACTGTCAGTGTTTTGTGGACGTCAGCAGCACAAGCCCTTTCCCTGTTCAG GCGGTTTCTCCACAGTCTTTTCATTGCCCGTCGCCAAAGAAGATGCCTTTCAGCAAGATGGATCCCAGCTGCACCCTGGGGTTCTACTCCCGCAGTATCCATGACTACGAGAGGATCAGCCAAGAGCTCGCCAAG gtactGAAGCCATCAGCGAAGGAGAAGTACCCAGCGTTCACCTTCATGCCGGGCCACGGGAGAGACTACGACCTCTCTGCAGCCGTGAccccagagaagagagagtggccTTTCATCCGGGACACCAAGAGAGCCACGGCCACTGCCGGAGACTTTGTTCTTCTCTGA
- the atg4c gene encoding cysteine protease ATG4C isoform X2 gives MENKGTDEMEKLKTKFMSAWHNVKYSWALKTKTTFSRNSPVFLLGKCYHFKNEEKDGRMDDGSAAPEEDLVTGNVEAFRRDFASRLWLTYREEFPALPGSSLTSDCGWGCMLRAGQMMLAQALVLHFLGRDWRWSEALTLQPLDTETRTTSAAKRLVASLEASLQGERDPGPKPRLQAPGGAEEADVHLREVYHRTLVSWFGDVAEAQLGLHRLVRLGLGLGRQAGDWYGPAVVAHILRKAVEEATDPGLAGITAYVAQDCTVYSADVLDSHRVPGPQHAVTGDAPPLTNSRAVILLIPVRLGGEKTNPEYFNFVKGILSLEYCIGIIGGKPKQACCIVGFQDDSLIYMDPHYCQCFVDVSSTSPFPVQSFHCPSPKKMPFSKMDPSCTLGFYSRSIHDYERISQELAKVLKPSAKEKYPAFTFMPGHGRDYDLSAAVTPEKREWPFIRDTKRATATAGDFVLL, from the exons ATGGAAAATAAAGGGACCGACGAGATGGAGAAATTGAAAACCAAGTTCATGTCAGCGTGGCACAATGTGAAGTACA GTTGGGCCTTGAAGACAAAGACTACATTCAGCAGGAATTCCCCAGTGTTTCTTCTGGGAAAATGTTATCATTTCAAGAATGAAG AGAAGGACGGCCGCATGGATGACGGTTCGGCGGCGCCGGAAGAGGACCTCGTCACGGGGAACGTGGAGGCGTTCCGCAGGGACTTTGCGTCCCGCCTCTGGCTGACGTACAGGGAGGAGTTCCCCGCCCTCCCCGGCtcctccctgacctctgactgCGGCTGGGGCTGCATGCTCCGAGCGGGGCAGATGATGCTGGCCCAGGCCCTGGTTCTACATTTCCTTGGGAGAG ACTGGAGGTGGTCGGAGGCGTTGACCCTGCAGCCACTGGACACCGAAACGAGAACCACCAGCGCCGCAAAGCGTCTGGTGGCCTCCCTGGAAGCCTCTCTCCAGGGGGAGCGGGACCCAGGCCCCAAGCCCCGGCTCCAGGCCCCGGGTGGGGCAGAGGAGGCTGACGTCCACCTGAGGGAGGTGTACCACCGCACCCTGGTGAGCTGGTTCGGGGACGTCGCTGAAGCCCAGCTGGGGCTCCACAGGCTGGTgcggctgggcctggggctggggaggcaggctggggaCTGGTACGGGCCTGCCGTGGTGGCACACATCCTCAG GAAAGCTGTAGAGGAGGCCACAGATCCTGGTCTGGCAGGAATAACTGCTTACGTGGCACAGGACTGCACAG TGTACAGTGCTGATGTCCTGGACAGCCACAGAGTCCCCGGTCCACAGCACGCAGTCACGGGCGACGCCCCGCCCCTCACCAACAGCCGAGccgtcatcctcctcatcccagTCCGTCTGGGAGGGGAGAAGACCAACCCAGAGTACTTCAACTTTGTCAAG ggcatCCTGAGTCTGGAGTACTGCATCGGCATCATTGGGGGCAAGCCCAAACAAGCCTGCTGCATTGTGGGATTTCAAG ATGACAGTCTGATTTACATGGACCCTCATTACTGTCAGTGTTTTGTGGACGTCAGCAGCACAAGCCCTTTCCCTGTTCAG TCTTTTCATTGCCCGTCGCCAAAGAAGATGCCTTTCAGCAAGATGGATCCCAGCTGCACCCTGGGGTTCTACTCCCGCAGTATCCATGACTACGAGAGGATCAGCCAAGAGCTCGCCAAG gtactGAAGCCATCAGCGAAGGAGAAGTACCCAGCGTTCACCTTCATGCCGGGCCACGGGAGAGACTACGACCTCTCTGCAGCCGTGAccccagagaagagagagtggccTTTCATCCGGGACACCAAGAGAGCCACGGCCACTGCCGGAGACTTTGTTCTTCTCTGA
- the angptl3 gene encoding angiopoietin-related protein 3, producing MKLVCLLLLVGLVTAAPGVNSPGVETPTLPSQDLTPSPTEAKSRFAMLDDVRLLANGLLQLGQSLREFVHKTKAQINDIFQKLNIFDRSFYQLTVVTSEIKEEEEELKKTTSFLKANNEEIRNLSLEINQKMNSILQDRSQLQNKVGGLEEKLKGLSQSMVPTEQLNEVASLKEVIEAQERTISDLLRAVGEQHDQLNHQKSKIKTLEEKFSDTDFQETAEKTSDQDTLSSLDYLAGNSTGLDTSELPVDCSELFDRGKRNSGVYPVKPNQSEPFNVYCEMNSDGGSTVLQHRDGGTVDFDQTWERYENGFGSLERDFWLGLRKIHALAGQGASILRVELEDWKEERRTMEYQITLEGPSAHYTLHLTHLSGDLPDAMATQTGMKFSTKDRVNHNEPDSNCDRDHSGGWWSNACDGTNLNGRYLWRRSKGGSLGRKGIFWSPGTGTSYSLKSTKMLLRPAPLAATFH from the exons ATGAAGCTTGTGTGCCTGTTGCTGCTGGTGGGTCTGGTCACAGCCGCTCCTGGTGTGAACTCTCCTGGGGTAGAGACTCCCACGCTGCCCTCCCAGGACCTGACACCCTCCCCTACCGAAGCCAAATCCCGTTTCGCCATGCTGGACGACGTTCGCCTGCTGGCCAACGGGCTCCTCCAGCTGGGTCAGAGCCTCAGGGAGTTCGTCCACAAGACCAAGGCTCAGATCAACGACATCTTCCAGAAGCTCAACATCTTCGACCGGTCCTTCTACCAGCTTACCGTGGTCACCTCGGAGatcaaggaggaggaagaggagctgaagaagaccACGTCCTTCCTCAAGGCCAACAACGAGGAGATCAGGAACCTGTCGCTGGAGATCAACCAGAAAATGAACAGCATCCTGCAGGACAGGAGCCAGCTCCAGAACAAGGTGGGAGGCCTGGAGGAGAAGCTGAAGGGATTGTCGCAGAGCATGGTCCCCACGGAGCAGCTCAACGAGGTGGCCTCGCTCAAG GAGGTGATTGAGGCTCAGGAGAGGACGATCTCGGACCTGCTGAGGGCAGTCGGAGAGCAACACGACCAGCTCAACCACCAGAAGAGCAAGATCAAAACTCTGGAGGAAAAA TTTAGCGACACAGATTTCCAAGAGACGGCAGAGAAAACGTCTGACCAAGACACGCTGTCCTCGTTGGATTATCTGGCGGGGAACTCGACTGGCCTGGACACGAGTG AGCTGCCTGTGGACTGCAGCGAGCTGTTCGACCGGGGGAAGAGGAACAGCGGAGTGTATCCCGTCAAACCAAACCAGTCTGAACCGTTCAACGTGTACTGTGAAATGAACTCAG ATGGAGGTTCGACTGTCCTCCAGCACAGAGACGGAGGGACGGTGGACTTCGACCAGACGTGGGAGAGATATGAGAACGGCTTCGGCAGTTTGGAAA GAGATTTCTGGCTTGGCCTCCGGAAGATCCACGCCCTTGCCGGTCAGGGGGCGTCCATCTTGCGtgtggagctggaggactggaaggaAGAGAGGCGCACTATGGAGTACCAGATCACCCTGGAGGGCCCTTCCGCCCACtacaccctccacctcacccactTGTCTGGAGACCTGCCCGACGCCATGGCAACCCAAACCGGCATGAAATTCTCAACAAAGGACAGGGTCAACCACAACGAGCCAGACTCCAACTGCGATCGCGACCACAGCG GCGGATGGTGGTCCAACGCCTGCGATGGCACCAACCTGAACGGGAGGTACCTGTGGCGGAGGTCTAAAGGAGGTTCCCTGGGCAGGAAAGGGATCTTCTGGAGTCCCGGGACTGGAACCTCTTACTCTCTCAAGTCCACTAAGATGTTGTTACGGCCTGCGCCCCTGGCAGCAACCTTTCACTGA